DNA from Variovorax sp. PBL-H6:
TCCCACCCGGATCGCCGGGCGATGTGGAAGTACGGGAAATCGGCAATGCAATGCAGAAGGCCACGGGTCAGCCGCTCGTCCTGGACTATCGCCCCGGCGCAAGCGGCACCATCGGCACGCAACTCGTCCAGCGTGCCGCACCGGACGGTTACACGCTCCTGTACGGCTCCACGACCTCGATCGTGACGTCGCCCGCCGTCATCATGAAGACGCCCTACAGCGGCACAGCCGACTTCGAGCCCATCACAGGCATTGGGCGCATCGACGCGGTGCTGCTCGTGCCGGCCAATTCCAAGTACCGCACCGCGCAGGAGCTTGCCGCGGCGATCAAGGCCAATCCGGGCAAGTTGAATTACGGCACGATCGGTCCTGGCTCGATGTCGCACCTGAGCATCGAACTCTACCTGCGGACCATTGGCGCGCAAGCGACGCCTGTCGCGTACAAGGGGCCACCGCAGGCGGTGCAGGCGCTGATTGCAGGAGAAATCGACTTCCTCTCGGACAGTGTTGCGACATCCGGCAGCCTCATCGATTCCGGAAAGGTCCGCCCGCTCGCAGTGGCAACCAACAAACGCATGTCCCAGTTGCCTGATGTCCCGACATTGACGGAGACGGGCGTCAAGTTGGTCCTCGGGGTGTGGCTCGGGTTGTTTGCGCCCAAAGGAACGCCTCGTCCGATCCTGGATCAGTGGGCGATGTACGCGAGCGACTATTTCCGCGAAGCCGACGCGCGTTCGAAGATGCTTGCGAGGGGCGTGGAACCGATCCCGAGCACGCCGCAGGAATTCGCGCGCCAGGTCGCAGCGGACGAGGCGCAGTGGCGTCCCCTGA
Protein-coding regions in this window:
- a CDS encoding Bug family tripartite tricarboxylate transporter substrate binding protein, which codes for MNRRNMIAASIASVLGTQLHAQGSNDYPRRPVTVIFPFPPGSPGDVEVREIGNAMQKATGQPLVLDYRPGASGTIGTQLVQRAAPDGYTLLYGSTTSIVTSPAVIMKTPYSGTADFEPITGIGRIDAVLLVPANSKYRTAQELAAAIKANPGKLNYGTIGPGSMSHLSIELYLRTIGAQATPVAYKGPPQAVQALIAGEIDFLSDSVATSGSLIDSGKVRPLAVATNKRMSQLPDVPTLTETGVKLVLGVWLGLFAPKGTPRPILDQWAMYASDYFREADARSKMLARGVEPIPSTPQEFARQVAADEAQWRPLIKSLNIQT